The Ranitomeya variabilis isolate aRanVar5 chromosome 7, aRanVar5.hap1, whole genome shotgun sequence genome includes a window with the following:
- the LOC143786188 gene encoding histone H3, which translates to MARTKQTARKSTGGKAPRKQLATKAARKSAPATGGVKKPHRYRPGTVALREIRRYQKSTELLIRKLPFQRLVREIAQDFKTDLRFQSSAVMALQEASEAYLVGLFEDTNLCAIHAKRVTIMPKDIQLARRIRGERA; encoded by the coding sequence ATGGCCAGAACCAAGCAGACCGCccgtaaatccaccggagggaaagcTCCCCGCAAGCAGCTGGCCACTAAGGCCGCCAGGAAGAGCGCTCCGGCCACTGGTGGAGTGAAGAAGCCCCATCGTTACCGCCCGGGAACAGTCGCTCTCCGTGAGATCCGCCGCTATCAGAAATCCACCGAGCTGCTGATCCGTAAACTTCCCTTCCAGCGACTGGTGAGAGAGATCGCCCAGGACTTCAAGACTGATCTGCGCTTCCAAAGCTCGGCCGTGATGGCCCTGCAGGAGGCCAGCGAGGCTTATCTGGTGGGGCTGTTTGAGGACACCAACCTGTGCGCCATCCACGCCAAGAGGGTCACCATCATGCCCAAAGACATCCAGCTGGCCCGCCGGATCCGTGGGGAGAGAGCTTAG